Proteins encoded in a region of the Nitrospira sp. genome:
- a CDS encoding M48 family metallopeptidase, with amino-acid sequence MEMEFDRINRRNAARWSNLVWLLCGIVTLLVTTSCQTNPYTGRWQLMMMPMSQEVQMGAQAYAEVKSDPKMKPSTDPREIEPVKRVAARVIEAAKRSKYSEMANEFEWEVTVIKDDKTMNAFALPGGKIAVYTGIFPVAKTEAGLAAVMGHEVVHALARHGGERMSQNTLAQTTLQAIGIALGVSGANPVLSQAGMAALGVGAQVGVLLPFSRKHESEADYVGVLLAADAGYDPREAIQLWQRMGEMSGGKSQSEFMSTHPSHETRIQQLEEWMAEAMPIYQSKPPAPNHELPPLH; translated from the coding sequence ATGGAGATGGAATTCGATCGAATCAACAGGCGTAACGCCGCGAGATGGTCCAACCTCGTATGGCTACTCTGCGGCATTGTGACCCTGTTGGTGACCACCAGTTGTCAAACCAATCCCTACACTGGGCGATGGCAGCTCATGATGATGCCGATGTCGCAGGAAGTGCAGATGGGCGCCCAGGCCTACGCCGAGGTCAAGAGCGATCCCAAAATGAAGCCATCCACCGATCCGCGGGAGATCGAGCCGGTCAAACGCGTCGCGGCGAGAGTGATCGAGGCCGCCAAACGGTCCAAATATAGTGAGATGGCCAATGAATTTGAATGGGAAGTGACGGTCATCAAAGACGACAAGACCATGAACGCCTTTGCCCTTCCGGGCGGCAAGATTGCGGTTTATACCGGAATTTTCCCCGTGGCCAAGACCGAGGCCGGCCTTGCGGCGGTGATGGGACATGAAGTCGTGCACGCGTTGGCTCGTCACGGCGGAGAACGGATGAGTCAGAACACATTGGCGCAGACGACCTTGCAGGCGATTGGCATTGCGCTGGGGGTGAGCGGCGCCAATCCGGTGCTCTCGCAAGCAGGCATGGCGGCATTGGGTGTCGGCGCGCAGGTCGGCGTGTTGCTCCCGTTCAGTCGCAAACACGAATCAGAGGCAGACTATGTGGGCGTGTTGCTGGCGGCGGATGCCGGCTACGACCCGCGTGAGGCGATTCAATTGTGGCAAAGAATGGGCGAGATGTCCGGGGGGAAATCTCAGTCCGAGTTCATGTCCACGCATCCGAGCCATGAAACGAGAATCCAACAGCTTGAAGAGTGGATGGCCGAGGCGATGCCGATTTACCAGTCGAAGCCGCCCGCTCCCAACCATGAATTGCCGCCGTTGCACTAG
- the ilvB gene encoding biosynthetic-type acetolactate synthase large subunit → MKLTGSEILIECLKAEGVKTIFALPGGVVLKIFDMLHQQKDIEVVLTRHEQGAGHMAEGYAKATGKAGVCLVTSGPGMTNVITALADAYMDSVPLVCISGQVSTSLIGNDAFQEADNIGLSRPCTKYNFLVKDVNDLATTIKEAFYIATTGRPGPVLVDIPKDVSMAKADFTYPSSVSIRGYNPTYEGNKWQIKQAAEAIMKAKKPILYVGGGVVFSQASKELLELAEMTQIPVDMTLMGLGAFPGEHTLSMGMLGMHGTYCANMAVHYSDLVIAVGARFDDRVTGKVSEFCPFAKVIHIDIDPTSIRKNIHVDIPIVGDCKAVLRELNQILRATVNGNQKDLRKPWWDQIREWQQAHPLAYQQEPDGAIKPQHVVKRLYELTKDRDPIVATDVGQHQMWTAQYFKLARPNRWLTSGGLGTMGFGFPAAMGAQAAFRDRLVLCVAGDGSIQMNMQEMATAVVSKLPVKIIILNNRFHGMVRQWQDLFYEGRYASSYLETTPDFVKLAEAYGAVGLRAGHVSDLDAVLKEAISTDKPVVVDVPTYPYENCYPMIPAGGCNHEMILEDPPELKQRMAGVPSTGSDENKDTILTA, encoded by the coding sequence ATGAAGTTGACAGGGTCTGAAATCCTCATCGAGTGCTTAAAAGCGGAAGGCGTGAAAACGATTTTCGCCCTACCTGGTGGCGTCGTGTTGAAGATTTTCGACATGCTGCATCAGCAGAAGGACATTGAAGTCGTGTTGACCCGGCACGAACAAGGCGCCGGGCATATGGCGGAAGGGTATGCCAAGGCCACGGGGAAGGCCGGTGTCTGTTTAGTGACCTCCGGTCCTGGCATGACCAATGTCATCACCGCCTTAGCCGATGCCTACATGGATTCAGTTCCTCTGGTGTGTATCAGTGGGCAGGTGTCTACCAGTTTGATCGGGAACGATGCGTTTCAGGAAGCGGATAACATCGGCCTGAGTCGCCCGTGCACCAAATACAACTTTTTGGTGAAGGACGTGAACGATCTGGCGACGACCATCAAGGAAGCGTTCTACATCGCGACGACCGGGCGCCCCGGGCCGGTGCTGGTGGATATTCCTAAAGATGTGTCGATGGCCAAGGCCGACTTCACCTATCCGAGCTCCGTCTCTATTCGCGGATACAATCCGACCTACGAAGGCAACAAGTGGCAGATCAAGCAGGCCGCTGAAGCCATCATGAAGGCGAAAAAGCCGATTCTGTATGTCGGCGGCGGCGTCGTGTTTTCCCAGGCCTCGAAAGAATTGCTCGAATTGGCGGAGATGACCCAGATCCCCGTGGACATGACGTTGATGGGCCTCGGCGCATTTCCCGGCGAACATACCCTGTCGATGGGCATGTTAGGTATGCATGGGACCTACTGCGCCAACATGGCGGTCCACTATTCCGATCTGGTGATTGCGGTGGGTGCACGATTTGATGACCGGGTGACAGGGAAGGTGTCGGAGTTTTGTCCCTTCGCCAAGGTGATCCATATTGATATCGATCCGACCTCGATCCGCAAGAACATCCATGTCGATATCCCGATCGTAGGTGATTGCAAGGCGGTGCTGCGGGAGTTGAATCAAATTCTCCGCGCCACGGTCAACGGCAATCAAAAAGATCTTCGCAAACCCTGGTGGGATCAAATCCGTGAATGGCAGCAGGCGCATCCGTTGGCCTACCAACAAGAGCCGGATGGGGCGATCAAGCCACAGCATGTCGTCAAACGGTTGTATGAACTGACGAAGGATCGTGATCCGATCGTGGCGACGGACGTGGGGCAACATCAGATGTGGACGGCGCAGTATTTTAAACTTGCCCGCCCGAATCGTTGGTTGACGTCTGGTGGATTGGGCACGATGGGATTCGGCTTTCCCGCCGCCATGGGGGCCCAGGCTGCGTTCAGGGACCGACTGGTGCTCTGCGTGGCCGGAGACGGCAGTATTCAAATGAATATGCAGGAAATGGCCACCGCCGTGGTGTCAAAGTTGCCGGTGAAAATCATCATTTTGAACAATCGTTTCCACGGCATGGTTCGCCAATGGCAGGATCTGTTCTATGAAGGGCGCTATGCCTCCAGCTATCTGGAGACGACGCCGGACTTTGTGAAATTGGCGGAAGCCTATGGCGCGGTCGGCTTGCGTGCCGGCCACGTGAGCGACCTTGATGCGGTGTTGAAGGAAGCCATTTCGACCGATAAACCGGTGGTGGTTGATGTACCGACCTATCCCTACGAGAATTGTTATCCGATGATCCCGGCGGGCGGCTGCAATCACGAAATGATTCTCGAAGATCCGCCAGAATTAAAACAGCGGATGGCCGGTGTGCCGAGTACCGGATCGGATGAAAACAAAGATACTATTTTAACCGCCTAA
- the ilvC gene encoding ketol-acid reductoisomerase, whose amino-acid sequence MKIYYDKDADLQLIRGKKVAVIGYGSQGHAHSLNLKESGASVVVGLREGSSWKKAEASGLKVMPVADAVKASDVIMILAPDEAQAAIYRQEIAPNLKPGSYLAFGHGFNIHFGQIVPPADVNVFMVAPKGPGHLVRSEYTKGSGVPCLLAVHQDPSGNTRQVGLAYASAVGGGRAGIIETNFREETETDLFGEQAVLCGGLTSLIQAGFETLVEAGYAPEMAYFECLHEVKLIVDLIYQGGIANMRYSISTTAKYGDITRGPRVVTDETKQEMKKILGEIQSGQFAKEWVLENQANRPVYNALLKKGEGHPIEEVGGRLRSMMPWLKKDQLVDKNKN is encoded by the coding sequence ATGAAGATCTATTACGACAAGGACGCCGACTTACAGCTCATTCGTGGAAAGAAAGTGGCCGTGATCGGCTATGGCAGCCAGGGGCATGCGCATTCGCTCAATCTCAAGGAAAGTGGCGCCTCTGTCGTGGTGGGGTTGCGCGAGGGAAGCTCGTGGAAGAAAGCAGAGGCCAGCGGCCTCAAGGTCATGCCGGTCGCCGATGCCGTGAAAGCGTCCGATGTCATCATGATCCTGGCGCCCGATGAAGCGCAAGCGGCGATTTACCGGCAGGAGATCGCACCGAATCTGAAGCCTGGTTCCTATCTGGCCTTCGGCCACGGGTTCAATATCCATTTCGGACAGATCGTACCGCCGGCAGACGTCAACGTCTTCATGGTTGCGCCCAAGGGGCCAGGCCATTTGGTCCGGTCCGAATACACCAAGGGTAGCGGCGTGCCATGCTTGTTGGCCGTGCATCAAGATCCCAGCGGGAATACCCGCCAGGTCGGCTTGGCCTATGCCAGCGCGGTCGGCGGCGGACGGGCCGGCATCATCGAAACGAACTTCCGTGAAGAGACGGAAACGGATTTGTTTGGAGAGCAGGCGGTGTTGTGCGGCGGGCTGACGTCCCTGATCCAAGCCGGATTTGAAACGCTCGTCGAGGCGGGCTATGCACCTGAAATGGCCTATTTCGAGTGCTTACACGAGGTGAAACTGATCGTAGATCTGATTTATCAGGGCGGCATTGCGAACATGCGCTATTCGATCAGCACGACGGCGAAGTATGGGGACATTACTCGTGGTCCGCGTGTCGTGACCGATGAGACCAAGCAGGAGATGAAGAAAATTCTCGGTGAGATTCAGAGCGGGCAGTTTGCCAAGGAGTGGGTGCTGGAGAATCAGGCCAATCGGCCGGTCTACAATGCTCTGCTGAAAAAGGGCGAAGGCCATCCGATTGAAGAAGTCGGTGGCCGACTTCGATCCATGATGCCATGGCTGAAGAAGGATCAACTCGTCGATAAGAACAAAAACTAA
- a CDS encoding DNA primase, which translates to MGQGLISDDVINQIRDRVDIAEIVGQHVALTRAGQNLKGLCPFHQEKSPSFTVSSSRQIFHCFGCGAGGNVYTFLMKLTGAAFPEIVRDLGRKVGVDVPESSGGYSNEVRAQLGRLERLNAAAGAWYQRMLTEGTVGAQARAYLEDRGIQVNTSEQFKIGFAPADWDGLTKAMLKEGFAAADLVAAGLSIPREHSGSPKTGASGHYDRFRSRVMFPIVDLRKRVVAFGGRILGEGTPKYLNSPETPLFKKGHTLFALEAARDAAGQQQTLIIVEGYFDAVALHQAGIRHVAATLGTALTPEHIAVIRRFASNIVLLFDPDQAGVRAALRTLDLFVNSGLSVKVVSLPEGDDPDTYVRKFGAEGFTALHKAAPSLLDFAVEHSLRTAEAGTVEDRIRAVDAVLRILQKSAHPIEREERIRLVAERLGLSQQRLIDRYPALAAQDQRRPEREMKAPSQAGPSKLRGNPEERDLAHLLVQGNLSAQDLGKLSPEAFSVPAYRRLIQCAMQHLGQDGRLSVRDLLDALIQDEECGTLISELSMLEQHYDDVPAHIAGCLETLERRGRERTMGALIQELKAAERERRDDDVHRLNRLINEMRIRKAGVAPVALTSAVKE; encoded by the coding sequence GTGGGCCAAGGCCTGATTTCGGACGACGTCATTAACCAAATCAGAGACCGAGTGGACATCGCGGAGATCGTGGGCCAACATGTGGCGTTGACGCGGGCCGGGCAGAACCTCAAGGGCCTGTGTCCGTTCCATCAAGAGAAGTCTCCTTCCTTTACCGTTAGTTCTTCGCGACAGATTTTTCATTGTTTCGGCTGCGGAGCTGGAGGCAATGTCTATACATTTCTCATGAAATTGACCGGAGCGGCTTTTCCGGAGATTGTTCGGGATCTGGGGCGCAAGGTCGGGGTTGATGTCCCGGAATCGAGTGGTGGATATTCTAATGAAGTGCGTGCACAACTGGGTCGGTTGGAGCGACTGAATGCGGCAGCCGGCGCCTGGTATCAACGGATGTTGACGGAAGGTACTGTGGGGGCGCAGGCGCGGGCCTATCTGGAGGATCGCGGCATCCAGGTCAACACCTCCGAGCAATTCAAGATCGGGTTTGCCCCGGCTGATTGGGACGGATTGACCAAGGCCATGCTCAAAGAAGGATTCGCCGCAGCTGATCTGGTGGCTGCCGGCCTCTCGATTCCTCGGGAGCATAGTGGTTCGCCGAAAACCGGCGCATCCGGGCACTACGACCGTTTCCGCTCGCGAGTGATGTTTCCGATCGTTGATTTGCGCAAGCGTGTCGTGGCGTTCGGCGGGCGGATATTGGGTGAAGGTACACCCAAATACTTGAACTCGCCGGAGACGCCGCTATTTAAAAAAGGCCATACACTGTTCGCCTTGGAAGCCGCGCGAGATGCGGCAGGGCAGCAGCAGACCTTGATTATTGTCGAAGGGTATTTCGATGCAGTCGCCCTCCATCAAGCCGGGATCCGTCATGTTGCGGCTACGTTAGGCACGGCCTTGACTCCTGAGCACATTGCTGTGATCAGGCGGTTCGCGTCGAATATCGTGCTGCTGTTCGATCCGGACCAGGCGGGAGTCAGGGCAGCCCTGCGGACATTGGATTTATTCGTTAACAGCGGTCTTAGCGTGAAGGTGGTGTCGCTGCCGGAAGGCGACGATCCGGATACGTATGTCCGTAAATTTGGCGCGGAGGGGTTTACGGCCCTACATAAAGCGGCGCCCAGTTTGCTGGACTTTGCGGTGGAGCACAGTCTGCGGACAGCGGAGGCCGGCACCGTTGAAGATCGGATTCGGGCGGTGGATGCGGTCTTGCGCATTCTTCAAAAAAGCGCACATCCCATTGAACGGGAGGAGCGCATTCGTCTGGTGGCGGAACGGTTGGGGCTGAGTCAACAACGGTTGATCGATCGGTATCCCGCCCTGGCCGCTCAGGACCAACGCCGACCTGAGCGAGAGATGAAAGCTCCGTCCCAGGCTGGGCCCTCGAAGCTGAGAGGGAATCCCGAGGAACGTGACTTGGCGCACTTGCTGGTGCAAGGCAATCTATCGGCGCAGGACCTGGGGAAATTGTCTCCGGAGGCCTTTTCGGTACCGGCCTATCGCCGGCTCATTCAGTGCGCGATGCAGCATCTCGGGCAGGACGGCCGCCTGTCGGTGCGCGACCTACTGGACGCGCTCATCCAGGACGAGGAATGCGGCACGCTGATTTCTGAACTCTCGATGCTGGAGCAACATTATGACGATGTCCCGGCACATATTGCCGGGTGTTTGGAGACGCTGGAGCGACGGGGCCGAGAACGGACCATGGGGGCCTTGATTCAGGAGTTAAAGGCCGCTGAGCGCGAGCGACGGGACGACGACGTGCATCGCTTGAACAGATTGATTAACGAGATGCGGATTCGGAAAGCCGGCGTGGCGCCGGTTGCGCTGACGTCTGCGGTGAAGGAGTAG
- a CDS encoding phosphatidylserine decarboxylase family protein — MADRAVGIPIVKEGLPFVGGLAGATLLCGLAGWTIPAVVAGGFLVFTAWFFRNPSRTIPQQPNVVVSSGDGKVIAIEEEFEPRYLKDKSIRVTVFLNVFDVHVNRTPCAGIVEGVSYQPGQFLVASKPEATVRNEQNAVMLKTASGAKVLCVQVAGLIARRIVCWVGQGDRVQRGERFGLIRFGSRMDTFLPLGSKVCVSIGDRVKGGETIVGELR, encoded by the coding sequence ATGGCTGATCGAGCCGTCGGGATCCCGATCGTGAAAGAAGGCTTGCCGTTTGTCGGTGGTCTCGCTGGTGCCACCCTGTTGTGCGGATTGGCAGGGTGGACCATTCCTGCGGTCGTGGCGGGTGGTTTTTTGGTGTTTACCGCCTGGTTCTTCCGAAATCCCAGCCGGACCATTCCTCAGCAGCCGAATGTGGTGGTCTCGTCGGGGGACGGCAAGGTCATCGCGATCGAGGAAGAGTTCGAGCCGAGGTATTTGAAGGACAAAAGCATCCGCGTGACGGTGTTCTTAAATGTCTTCGACGTGCACGTGAACCGGACGCCTTGTGCGGGAATCGTCGAAGGGGTGAGCTATCAACCCGGCCAATTCCTTGTGGCCAGCAAGCCGGAGGCGACAGTCCGGAATGAGCAGAATGCTGTGATGTTAAAGACTGCGTCCGGCGCGAAGGTCCTCTGTGTGCAAGTGGCCGGCTTAATTGCCCGCCGCATCGTGTGCTGGGTCGGGCAGGGTGATCGCGTGCAGCGTGGAGAACGGTTCGGGCTGATCAGGTTTGGTTCGCGGATGGACACGTTCCTTCCGCTGGGTTCGAAGGTCTGTGTGTCGATCGGTGATCGGGTCAAAGGGGGCGAAACCATCGTGGGGGAACTCCGATGA
- the ilvN gene encoding acetolactate synthase small subunit, producing the protein MEHIISVTVENKFGVLSRVAGLFSGRGFNIESLSVAPTLDPSMSQMTIVTSGDERIVEQIVKQLNKLIDVIKVVDLNESEFVSRETALIKVHTKAEDRAEALRIADIFRANVIDSTPSTYTIEVTGDPKKLEAIINLLQPLGIKELIRTGRVAIAREAIRPAVSQPKKLARE; encoded by the coding sequence ATGGAACATATCATTTCAGTGACCGTTGAAAATAAGTTTGGCGTGTTGTCGCGCGTGGCCGGGCTGTTCAGCGGCCGCGGATTCAATATCGAAAGTCTCTCGGTTGCTCCGACCCTTGATCCATCCATGTCCCAGATGACCATCGTCACGTCGGGCGATGAGCGAATCGTCGAACAAATCGTGAAGCAGCTCAACAAGCTGATCGACGTCATCAAGGTCGTGGATCTCAACGAAAGCGAGTTTGTCTCGCGCGAAACCGCGCTGATCAAGGTGCATACCAAGGCAGAGGATCGTGCCGAAGCGCTGCGAATCGCCGATATTTTTCGCGCCAATGTGATCGACTCCACGCCCTCGACCTATACCATTGAGGTCACCGGCGATCCCAAGAAGCTTGAGGCCATCATCAACTTGCTCCAGCCCCTCGGCATCAAGGAGCTGATCCGGACGGGGCGAGTGGCGATTGCGCGCGAGGCGATCCGGCCGGCCGTCAGCCAACCCAAGAAGCTCGCGCGCGAATAG
- the pssA gene encoding CDP-diacylglycerol--serine O-phosphatidyltransferase: protein MKPPFAKGNRKRQAMYLIPNLCTTGNLFCGVFAILSVFNGQHLSAAIAILVGMIFDMLDGKLARLTNSTGQFGIEYDSLSDVVSFGVAPGVLIYSYALSGQGTFGVAVMFAYVAMGAVRLARFNATVSTSDSKYFTGLAIPAAAGVIASLVIFDLHITQLGSEVKPLLILVITFALAFLMVSTIKYRSFKDMKFRRGDHFTYLVWGILALMLIVAWPQAMLFVAFSGYAVSGPVARLWTMVAKGAAKPAAKADGPVLDSRE, encoded by the coding sequence ATGAAACCTCCATTTGCGAAGGGGAATCGCAAGCGACAGGCCATGTATCTGATTCCCAACCTCTGCACGACGGGGAATCTCTTTTGTGGCGTGTTTGCGATCCTGTCGGTGTTCAACGGCCAACATCTCTCGGCGGCCATCGCCATCCTCGTCGGCATGATTTTCGACATGTTGGATGGGAAATTGGCGCGGTTGACGAACAGCACCGGACAGTTCGGTATTGAATATGACTCCTTGTCGGATGTCGTGTCGTTCGGTGTCGCGCCAGGCGTATTAATCTATTCGTATGCGTTGAGCGGGCAGGGCACGTTTGGTGTGGCGGTGATGTTTGCCTATGTCGCCATGGGTGCTGTGCGACTCGCTCGATTCAATGCCACGGTGAGTACGTCCGACAGCAAATACTTCACAGGCTTGGCCATTCCGGCGGCGGCTGGAGTGATCGCCTCGCTGGTGATTTTTGATTTGCACATCACCCAGCTGGGCTCGGAGGTCAAACCGCTGCTCATTTTGGTGATTACGTTTGCCCTGGCCTTTCTGATGGTCAGTACGATCAAGTATCGCAGCTTCAAGGATATGAAGTTCCGGCGGGGCGATCACTTCACCTATCTGGTGTGGGGTATTCTGGCGCTGATGTTGATTGTCGCGTGGCCTCAGGCTATGCTGTTCGTAGCGTTCAGCGGCTATGCCGTGTCCGGTCCGGTGGCGCGTCTGTGGACGATGGTCGCCAAAGGCGCCGCCAAGCCGGCCGCAAAAGCTGATGGGCCGGTCTTAGATTCGAGAGAGTAG
- the rpoD gene encoding RNA polymerase sigma factor RpoD, whose amino-acid sequence MPKQELLGEVKKLINLGKEKGFLTYDDLNSTLPADVVSSDQFSTIMTMFGEMDIEIVESAETERAPKAAESDDAIEESEEADSSEDNEKEIDLTPGALSRTDDPVRLYLKEMGSVALLSREGEIEIAKRIEEGKKDIATVVYGLPMTLEFVLNLRDQLKNGKIDVREIVPVVETEEDFEEEAVEKDYEELRVKTLDSLNAVRKVSASLKDLYDKARHVGADPEKQKKLRKQIDTVRGQVVDKMESVNLHGVLKDRMTQRVRDLNLLFRQSEREVTSCQRRLGVGGEAGAELLRKLCRTHKDLLAVKRRTSLSEEVLQDIKKHYQAAKGRIRQLEEEEALISAEEIKDAVKHLDVAEEKVKRGKAELVEANLRLVVSIAKKYTNRGLQFLDLIQEGNIGLMKAVDKFEYKRGYKFSTYATWWIRQAITRAIADQARTIRIPVHMIETINKLIRTSRHLVQKLGREPTPEEIAERMDLPLDKVRKILKIAREPISLETPIGEEEDSHLGDFIEDKKAVSPLEAAIRYDLQRQINGALETLTPREEKVLRKRFGIGEATDHTLEEVGQDFEVTRERIRQIEAKALRKLRHPSRSKKLRSFVESL is encoded by the coding sequence ATGCCGAAACAAGAATTACTCGGCGAGGTGAAGAAGCTCATTAATCTGGGCAAGGAAAAGGGCTTCCTCACGTACGACGATCTCAACAGCACGTTGCCGGCAGATGTGGTTTCGTCGGATCAGTTCAGCACGATCATGACGATGTTCGGTGAAATGGACATCGAAATTGTGGAGTCCGCCGAAACCGAACGGGCGCCCAAGGCTGCGGAAAGTGATGATGCCATCGAGGAAAGCGAGGAGGCGGACTCGTCGGAGGACAACGAGAAAGAGATCGACCTCACGCCAGGGGCGCTCAGTCGTACCGACGACCCGGTCCGGCTCTATTTGAAAGAGATGGGCAGTGTGGCCTTGCTGAGCCGCGAAGGCGAAATCGAGATCGCCAAGCGGATCGAAGAGGGTAAAAAAGACATCGCGACGGTTGTCTATGGACTGCCGATGACCCTGGAGTTCGTGCTGAATCTCCGCGATCAGTTGAAAAACGGCAAGATTGATGTGCGCGAGATTGTGCCGGTCGTGGAGACGGAAGAGGATTTCGAAGAAGAGGCCGTCGAAAAGGACTACGAAGAGTTGCGGGTGAAAACGCTGGACTCTCTGAACGCCGTTCGCAAGGTCTCCGCCTCGCTCAAAGATCTCTACGACAAGGCCCGCCATGTCGGCGCCGATCCTGAGAAGCAGAAAAAGCTTCGCAAGCAGATCGATACAGTGCGCGGACAGGTCGTGGATAAGATGGAATCGGTGAACCTGCACGGCGTGCTGAAAGATCGGATGACGCAGCGAGTGCGCGACCTCAACCTGCTGTTCCGTCAATCGGAACGCGAGGTCACCAGCTGCCAGCGCCGTCTCGGAGTGGGCGGCGAGGCTGGCGCCGAATTGCTGCGCAAGTTATGTCGAACTCATAAAGATCTGCTGGCGGTGAAGCGGAGAACCAGTCTGTCCGAAGAAGTGCTGCAGGACATCAAGAAACATTATCAGGCCGCCAAAGGTCGTATCCGCCAGCTCGAAGAAGAAGAGGCACTGATTTCGGCTGAAGAAATCAAGGATGCGGTGAAGCATCTCGATGTGGCGGAAGAAAAGGTCAAGCGCGGGAAGGCGGAATTGGTGGAAGCCAACCTGCGGTTGGTCGTGAGTATCGCGAAAAAGTACACGAACCGCGGGTTGCAGTTCCTGGATTTGATCCAGGAGGGCAATATCGGTCTCATGAAAGCGGTCGACAAGTTCGAATACAAGCGCGGGTACAAGTTCAGTACCTATGCGACCTGGTGGATCCGGCAGGCGATTACCCGTGCGATCGCCGACCAGGCTCGGACCATCCGCATTCCGGTCCACATGATCGAAACCATCAACAAGCTGATCAGGACCTCGCGCCATCTGGTGCAGAAACTCGGTCGAGAACCGACGCCGGAAGAGATTGCGGAACGAATGGACTTGCCGCTCGATAAAGTGCGGAAGATTTTGAAGATCGCGCGCGAGCCGATCTCCCTCGAAACCCCGATCGGCGAGGAGGAAGACAGCCATCTGGGCGACTTTATCGAGGACAAGAAAGCCGTCTCTCCGTTGGAGGCCGCCATCCGATACGACCTGCAGCGGCAGATCAATGGGGCGCTGGAGACCCTGACGCCTCGTGAAGAGAAGGTACTTCGCAAACGGTTCGGCATTGGCGAGGCCACCGATCATACGCTGGAGGAAGTGGGCCAGGATTTCGAGGTGACCCGTGAGCGCATCCGGCAAATCGAAGCCAAGGCCTTGCGCAAGTTGCGGCATCCAAGCCGGAGTAAGAAGTTGCGCAGTTTTGTGGAGAGTCTCTAG
- the rnhC gene encoding ribonuclease HIII has product MPAITTLSSLNRIGIDESGKGDYFGPLVIAAVYVTPASEQDLALMQVRDSKKISDGRILEMAPDIRVVCPHSVVAIGPQRYNELYTKIKNLNRLLAWGHARALENLLQQVDCDLAIADQFGDERLILNALQEKGKHIRLVQRTKAESDLAVAAASILARAEFLLRLQRLSQELNTTLPKGASPSVELAGRMVVKKYGRDRLGTVAKLHFKTTQQVLAEL; this is encoded by the coding sequence GTGCCTGCCATCACGACACTCTCATCGTTGAATCGCATCGGCATCGACGAATCCGGCAAGGGCGACTATTTTGGGCCGCTGGTGATTGCCGCCGTCTATGTCACGCCAGCATCGGAACAGGACCTGGCCCTCATGCAGGTGCGAGATAGTAAAAAAATCTCCGATGGCCGAATTCTCGAAATGGCCCCCGACATCCGCGTAGTCTGCCCTCACAGTGTCGTCGCGATCGGCCCACAGCGCTACAATGAGCTCTATACCAAAATTAAAAATCTGAATCGGCTCTTGGCGTGGGGCCATGCGCGGGCGCTGGAAAACCTGCTTCAGCAAGTCGACTGCGACTTGGCGATTGCCGACCAGTTCGGCGATGAGCGTTTGATTCTCAATGCGCTGCAGGAGAAAGGGAAGCACATCCGGCTGGTGCAACGGACGAAAGCGGAGTCGGATCTGGCGGTCGCGGCCGCGTCGATTCTGGCCCGCGCAGAATTTTTGTTGCGACTCCAGCGACTGTCCCAGGAACTGAACACCACGTTGCCGAAAGGCGCATCCCCCTCAGTGGAACTGGCTGGGCGCATGGTCGTGAAAAAATACGGGCGCGACCGGTTGGGTACCGTCGCGAAGCTGCACTTCAAAACGACCCAACAAGTGCTGGCCGAGCTCTAG